The window GCTCGCGCCGCGCGACCACGAACACCGCCGCCGCGGAGAGCGCGAACCCCACGGCCTTCACCGCGGGAGGCGCGGTGAAGAGAAGGCGCAGCAGCCGGCGGACCTCCTCGTCCGCGAGGGCGCTGCCTACGGCGAAGACGATGCACGACACCGCCACCCAGAACGCCGCGCGGGCCAGCCGCCGCCAGTCGAACCCGACCACTTCGTAGCTGCCGCGCAACGTGTCCGCCTGCTCCGGCGAGAGGAGCGCGCGCCCCTCCCAATACTCCAGCATCGTTTCGACGACGCCGGCTTTGCGCTTGTTGATCTTCATCGGCTCACTCCGGCTGATCTTGCCTGGGCGGGAGGACGTCCGTGCGCGGCACGGAAACGTCCGGATGGTCGAGCGGGGCGGACGCCGGCGCGGGGCCGGGGTCGGCAGGCGCGGCGTTCGCGCCGGCGGAAGCGGTGGCCTCTGCGGCAGCCGCGGCGGTGCGGCGCCAGGAGCGGAGACGGGTTTCCGCCCAGATCGCTCCCAGCGGAAGCGCGATGCTGAGGGTCCACGGGACGTAGGGGCCGCCCTTCCGCACGATCCCGAAGCCCAGGAACTGCACGAAAAACGGTTGGACCGACGCCTGGCCGGTGGTCCAGTTCACCGCCACTGTGCAGCCCGCGAGCAGGGAGACGAACGCCCAGAGCCACCGCCGCTTCATTCCGCTGCGGACCACGCGCACCGCTTCGACGATGCAGATGACGGGCATCGCGACGGCGAGGAGCGCGAGGATCCAGAAGCCGACCGGCTTTCCGCGGAGCGTCAACGCGTTCTCCGCCTCCAGCCTGCGGGGGAAGCTCTCGGCGTGCGCGCCGACGACCTTCAGGACGCCCGCGCTGTCGTCGGTGATCACCTCGGCGATCACCCAATCCTGCGGGAAGGTATACTGGTAGACGAGGTCGGTGCGGCGGAAGCGGCCGGCGGAGGCGCTGGCGTTGATGAGATCGACCGCGGCGGGTTTCCGGTTGCCGAAAGCCGCCCCCATCACACGCACCGCGTAGTCGGCTTCGGGAGTCATCACCTCCGGATCGACGAGGCGGGCGGCACCGGTGACATCCCCACGCGCGACACGCGCCAGGTACTCGCGAGAGAAACGGTCGATGCGGGGCGTCGCGATCTTCTCCATCGCCGCCTGCGCGCTGCAACCGCCCAGGAGGAGGAGCGCGGCGAAGGCGAGGATGCGGACACGGCGGATGTGAAAGTGGGTCACGGGAATGGGTCGATGGGCGGAAGCGTAGGACACGGATGGCGGGAACTGCGAAAGACAAAGTGCGGCTGCGAGGGGCGTTTCACCAGCCCCGGCGCCGCCTCGCCGCGCTGTTCAGCGCCGCCGCGGACCCGGTGGCGCGTTGACGCGTCCGCCGCGGCCGGGGTAGCTTGCTGCCTCGCATCTACCGACGCCCGTAGCCGTTTCCCCGACCCGCTCCCGATGCCGCTCAGCCTTCCGCCCGGTGCACGCATCGCCATCGTGATGATGAGCGCGGTGGGCGATGCGGTGCACGTGCTGCCGGTGGTGAACGCGCTGAAGCGGCACGACCCCACGGTGCGCATCACCTGGCTACTGCAGCCGCTCCCGGCGTCGCTGGTGCGCGGGCATCCGGCGGTGGACGAGATCGTGGAGGTGGACCCCAACCGCGGCTGGCGCGGCTACCGCGACCTGCGCAACGCCATGCGCGGCCGCCGTTTCGACGTGGCGATCGACTTCCAGGTGGCGTTCAAGGCGGGGCTGGCCACGGCGCTGGTGCCCGCGCCGGTGAAGCTCGGGTTCGACCGGGCGCGGGCGCGCGATGCGAACTGGCTCTTCACCACGCACCGCATCCCCCCGCACCCGCCGCAGCACGTGGAGGCGCAGTACTTCGAGTTCCTGGCGGAGCTGGGCGTGGACCCCGAGCCGCCGGTGTGGAACCTGGGACCGTGGGACGCCGAGCGCGCGTGGCAGGCGGATTTCGTGGCCGGGATCGGTCGGCCGTACGCGGCGATCAACGTGGCTACCAGCAACCCGGACCGCGACTGGCTGCCGGGTAGATGGGCGGCGGTGGTCGACGCGCTGCACGAGCGGTACGGGCTCGCGTCCGTGCTGGTGGGCGGGCGCTCGGAGCGGGAGATGGAGGCGGAGGCGGCGATCCGCGGGGCGGCGAAGCACGCGCCGGCGAGCGCGCTGGGCAGCGGCTTCCGAAATCTGGTGGGCATCATCGACGGGGCGGCGCTGGTGCTGGCGCTGGACAGCGCGCCGCTGCACATCTCGGTCGCCACGGGCCGGCCGGTCATCTCGCTGATGAGCAACGCGGACCCGCGGCGCACGGGCCCCTTCCGCCGCTTCCACGACCTGATCGTGGACGCGTACCACGACCCCGGCGAGGTTGCGCCCGTGTCGATGAAGCGCCGGCCGGGCCGCATGGACCGCATCTCCGTGGACGACGTGCTGGCGAAGGTGGAGCTATGGAGCCGCGTGTACCGGACGGGCGGATGATCGAAGCGCGCCTGGACCGCGTCTGCATCGTCCTGCTCACGGCGGTGGGCGACGCGGTGCACGCGATGCCCGTCGTCACCGCACTCAAGCGGCGCAACCCCTTGATGCATCTGACGTGGGTGCTTCAGCCGGGCCCGGCGACGCTGGTCCGCGGGCATCCCGGAGTGGACGAGATCATCGAATTCGACCGCAAACGGGGCGTGCGCGCGTTCATGGACGTCCGGCGCGAGCTTGCAGGGCGCGAGTTCGACCTCGTCCTTTTGCTCCAGCCATACCTGAAGGCGGCGGTGATCGCGGGGTTCGCGAACGCGCCGGTGAAGCTGGGCTTCGACCGGGCGAGGGCGCGCGACCTGAGCTGGGCGTTCACCACGCACCGCATCCCCCCGCACGAACCGCAGCACACGCAGGACACCTACTTCGAGTTCCTGGGGGCGCTCGGCATCCCGCACGAGCCGGTTGTGTGGGACATCGGGCCGTGGGATGAGGAGCGGGCGCGGCAGCGCGAGTTCTTCGCGACGATCGATCGCCCGATCGTGCCGCTGGTGATCGGGACGAGCAAGCCGGAGAAGGACTGGGCGTCCGAGCGATGGGCGGCGGTGGCGGACGAGCTGCACGCGACGTTCGGGTTGCAGCCGATGCTGGTGGGCGGGCGATCGGAACGGGAGCTCGCGGCGGAGGCGGCGATCATGGCGAAGGCGGCGCACAAGCCGCTCTCCGCGCTGGGGAGCGGGCTGCGGCCGCTGGTGGGGATATTGGATGGAGCCGCGCTCGCCATCTCGCCAGACACGGGGCCGCTGCACATGTCGGTGGCGCTGGGGACGCCCACGGTGAGCCTGATGGGCTACACGAATCCCAAGCGCTTCGGCCCGTGGCGGCGCTTCCACGACCTGCTGATTGACGCTTACGGCGATCCCAGCGAGGACTATCCCGCATCCGCGCCGCACCGTCCGGGGCGGATGGATCGCATCTCGGTAGATGACGTGCTGGAGAAGGTCGCGCTGGCGCTGGAGCGCTACCCCAGGTCGCGGTCCAGCGGCCACGACGCGCCGTAGCCCGCCCGCAGCGCGGCCCACCCGTCCGCGCCGATCCCCGCCCCCAGCTTCCGCGCGGACCTGGCCAGCCGCAGCAGGTTCGCCGCCCGCCGCCTCCGCGGCACCCGCCCGCCGTAAATCCTCGCCCCATCGAAATCCAGCAGGTAGACCAAGGGAGACGAGCACCCCGGCTTCCCATCTCCCTCCCCTAGCCGTTCCGCTCCCGAGTCTCCGGCTACGGAAGAGTCGAGTCGCGCCGCTCCGCCGACATCGAAATTTTTTGGAGGCCCCCCCAATCCTCGTCCTCCGCCATTCGCCTCCTCCGATACGTCATTCGCAGGCCGCATCTCCCTGATCGCACGTCTGGAATCGTCCGAAGCGACCTCCGAAGCTGCATCGGCATCCGTCGGAGCAGCGTTCATCGACGGCCGCGCATCTCCTGTCATACCTGTGGATGGGGGGAGATGCGCGGAGGGCGAAGCCAGCGGTGTTGTTGCGTCTGCCGAACTACAGGCGGGGGAGACGACGAGAAGGTTGCGGAGATTGAGGTCGGGGTGGGCGACGCCGGCGGCGTGCATGCGGCAGATCTGGCGCCCGGCTTCGCGCAACATCTCCGTGCGCAGAGCTGCGTCGTGGACGTCGGCGAGCCAGCGTGCGGCTTCGGCGGATGCGGGGATGAGCGCGGTGGCGAGCGTGGCGCGGTAGCCGAGCCCCGCGCGACGCTCCGCGGCTGCGAGGACGACGGGGACGCGGACGCCGCCCGCGCGCGCACGCTCGGTCGCGCGAAGCTCGGCGAAGGCGCGGTGGCCCAGGAAGTACGTGGCGTGGTTGACGTGGCGGACGGCGCCCCCGCGGCGGTAGCCGCGTACGACGGCGCGCGTCCCGTCCGGCAGCGCGACGACCGGGTGCGCCTCGCGCCCGCCGCGGATGCGCTCGGGCGACGCGGGCTCGCCGGAGAGGCCGAGGACGTCTGCATGCGCCTCGAAGCCGCGGCGGACGAGCATGCGCGCGCCGCCGGCCTCAACAGGGACGAAGGCGGCGAGCGCCGGGTCTGCCAGCCAGGGTTTCCAATCCATCCGCGCAAGGTGGGCGCGCGGCGGTGCGGGTGTCAATCGCGGCGCCGGAAAGGTGAGTGCGGCTCAGCTCCGCGCGTTTGACCGAGCCTGTTGCGGAAGCTAACTTTGCACGCTATGCCTGCCGCCGCGAAGCGCCTCCTGTGGGTGGACGACGAGATCGACCTGCTGCGCCCGCACCTGCTGTTCATGCAGGGGCGGGGCTATCACGTGGACGCGGTCTCCAACGGCGACGACGCGCTGGAGCTGCTGCACCTGTCGCCGTACGACCTGATCCTGCTGGACGAGCAGATGCCCGGCCGGTCCGGCATGGAGGTCTTCGACGAGCTGCGCAAGCTGGACCCGCGCGTGCCCGTGGTCATGGTGACGAAGAGCGAGGAGGACCGCACCATGACCGAGGCCATAGGCCGGCGGGTGGCGGAGTACCTCGTGAAGCCCACGTCGCCGCGGCAGGTCCTCTCCGTCGTCACCCGGCTCCTGCAGGGCGAGCAGATTCAGCAGCAGCTCGTCGCCCGCGACTTCACGGTGCGCTTCCGCGACCTGAACGCGTTGAGGAGCGTGCCCCGCGGCTGGCGCGAGTGGGGCGAGAGCTACAGCGAACTGGTGGACTGGGAGCTGCGCCTGCGCGAGGCGGGCGAGACGGGGCTGCTGGCGTCGCTTGAGACGCTGCTGGACGACTTCCGGCGGGAGTTCTGCCACTTCGTGCGCGACAGCTACGGCGGCTGGGTCAACGGCGCGGCCGACCGTCCGCCGCTGTCGCCGGACGTGGTGCCGCAGTTCCTGCAGCCGCTGGCGGCCGACCACAAGTCCGTGCTGTTCGTGATCATCGACTGCCTGCGGCTGGACCAGTGGCGCGCCATCATGCCGCTGCTGGAGCCGTACGCGCAGATCGAGGAGGCGCTGTACTATAGCATCCTCCCCACGGCCACGCCGTTCAGCCGCAACGCCATCTTCAGCGGCATGTACCCGGACCAGCTCTCCGAGCGCGTGCCGGGCTGGTGGGGCTGGGAGGGCGAGGGGAGCCTGAACTCGTTCGAGGGCGAGCTGTTCCGCGAGCAGATCCACCGGCTGATGGGAACCACCCTGCCGGTGCACTACGAGAAGGTGTTCGACAGTGGCGACGGCGAGGCGGCGCTGCGGCGGCTGCCCAGCTACTTCGGGCAGCCGGGGGTGACGGGCATCGTCTTCAATTTCGTGGACATGCTCACGCACGGCCGCTCGGAGAGCGCGGTGCTGTGGGAGGTGGCGCGCGACAAGGAGGCGCTGCGGGCGCTCACCCGCCAGTGGTTCGAGCGGTCCGAGGCGCTGACCGCCATCCGCGAGGCGCTGAGCCGCGGCATCCCGGTGCTGTTCACGACCGACCACGGCTCCATCCACTGCCACCGGCCTGCCACGGTGTTCGCCAAGCGCGACACCACGCAGAACCTGCGCTACAAGTTCGGCGACGACCTGCGGGCCGAGGAGAAATCTCTCGCCTTCTCCACCAACGACGAGAGCGTGCTGCGCTTCCCCAAGGGCCGCGCGGCGACCAACTATCTCATCGCCCTGGAAGACGTCTTCTTCGTCTATCCCACCAAGCTGCGCCAGTACCAGGCGCGATACCGCGGCAGCTTCCTGCATGGCGGCGTGAGCCCGGAGGAGATGATCCTCCCGGTCGCGCTGCTCAGCCCGCGATGAAGCTCTACCTGCGCATCCTGCGCTTCGTGCGGCCCCACGCGGGGCTGTTCGGGCTGTCCGTCGCGGCCATGGTCGCCTTCTCGGCGCTGGACGCGGCGAGCTTCACGCTGCTCATCCCCTTCCTGAGCCTGCTCTTCCGCGGCGACAAGGCGGTGGCGGGCGCGGCGGACCTGTTCGGCGGGCGCGGCAACGTGGTCAAGCGCATGCTGGACGACGC is drawn from Longimicrobiaceae bacterium and contains these coding sequences:
- a CDS encoding lipopolysaccharide kinase InaA family protein, whose translation is MDWKPWLADPALAAFVPVEAGGARMLVRRGFEAHADVLGLSGEPASPERIRGGREAHPVVALPDGTRAVVRGYRRGGAVRHVNHATYFLGHRAFAELRATERARAGGVRVPVVLAAAERRAGLGYRATLATALIPASAEAARWLADVHDAALRTEMLREAGRQICRMHAAGVAHPDLNLRNLLVVSPACSSADATTPLASPSAHLPPSTGMTGDARPSMNAAPTDADAASEVASDDSRRAIREMRPANDVSEEANGGGRGLGGPPKNFDVGGAARLDSSVAGDSGAERLGEGDGKPGCSSPLVYLLDFDGARIYGGRVPRRRRAANLLRLARSARKLGAGIGADGWAALRAGYGASWPLDRDLG
- a CDS encoding glycosyltransferase family 9 protein — protein: MPLSLPPGARIAIVMMSAVGDAVHVLPVVNALKRHDPTVRITWLLQPLPASLVRGHPAVDEIVEVDPNRGWRGYRDLRNAMRGRRFDVAIDFQVAFKAGLATALVPAPVKLGFDRARARDANWLFTTHRIPPHPPQHVEAQYFEFLAELGVDPEPPVWNLGPWDAERAWQADFVAGIGRPYAAINVATSNPDRDWLPGRWAAVVDALHERYGLASVLVGGRSEREMEAEAAIRGAAKHAPASALGSGFRNLVGIIDGAALVLALDSAPLHISVATGRPVISLMSNADPRRTGPFRRFHDLIVDAYHDPGEVAPVSMKRRPGRMDRISVDDVLAKVELWSRVYRTGG
- a CDS encoding response regulator encodes the protein MPAAAKRLLWVDDEIDLLRPHLLFMQGRGYHVDAVSNGDDALELLHLSPYDLILLDEQMPGRSGMEVFDELRKLDPRVPVVMVTKSEEDRTMTEAIGRRVAEYLVKPTSPRQVLSVVTRLLQGEQIQQQLVARDFTVRFRDLNALRSVPRGWREWGESYSELVDWELRLREAGETGLLASLETLLDDFRREFCHFVRDSYGGWVNGAADRPPLSPDVVPQFLQPLAADHKSVLFVIIDCLRLDQWRAIMPLLEPYAQIEEALYYSILPTATPFSRNAIFSGMYPDQLSERVPGWWGWEGEGSLNSFEGELFREQIHRLMGTTLPVHYEKVFDSGDGEAALRRLPSYFGQPGVTGIVFNFVDMLTHGRSESAVLWEVARDKEALRALTRQWFERSEALTAIREALSRGIPVLFTTDHGSIHCHRPATVFAKRDTTQNLRYKFGDDLRAEEKSLAFSTNDESVLRFPKGRAATNYLIALEDVFFVYPTKLRQYQARYRGSFLHGGVSPEEMILPVALLSPR
- a CDS encoding glycosyltransferase family 9 protein — protein: MIEARLDRVCIVLLTAVGDAVHAMPVVTALKRRNPLMHLTWVLQPGPATLVRGHPGVDEIIEFDRKRGVRAFMDVRRELAGREFDLVLLLQPYLKAAVIAGFANAPVKLGFDRARARDLSWAFTTHRIPPHEPQHTQDTYFEFLGALGIPHEPVVWDIGPWDEERARQREFFATIDRPIVPLVIGTSKPEKDWASERWAAVADELHATFGLQPMLVGGRSERELAAEAAIMAKAAHKPLSALGSGLRPLVGILDGAALAISPDTGPLHMSVALGTPTVSLMGYTNPKRFGPWRRFHDLLIDAYGDPSEDYPASAPHRPGRMDRISVDDVLEKVALALERYPRSRSSGHDAP